Proteins found in one Deltaproteobacteria bacterium genomic segment:
- the recR gene encoding recombination protein RecR, producing the protein MATFPAPLARIIQELIKLPGVGEKTATRLAFHLMRTERASVDALSAALITLRNEMRLCSVCYAFTAQDPCATCSDPARNSEQICVVEGPADVIAVDKSGQFRGRYHVLHGSLAPLDGIGPEHLRVAELLHRLRDGVVREVILATNPTVEGEATAMYVAKLIKPLGVRVTRIAHGLPMGADVEYADMMTLGKALEGRREM; encoded by the coding sequence ATGGCTACGTTTCCCGCGCCGCTGGCGCGCATCATTCAAGAACTCATCAAGCTGCCTGGTGTCGGCGAGAAGACCGCCACGCGGCTGGCCTTTCATCTAATGCGCACCGAGCGCGCGTCGGTCGACGCGCTGAGCGCGGCGCTCATCACACTGCGCAACGAAATGCGGTTGTGTTCGGTGTGCTACGCGTTCACCGCGCAGGACCCGTGCGCCACGTGCAGCGATCCGGCGCGCAACAGCGAACAGATCTGCGTCGTCGAAGGTCCGGCCGACGTCATCGCCGTCGACAAGTCGGGCCAATTTCGCGGCCGCTACCACGTCTTGCACGGCTCGCTTGCGCCGCTCGACGGGATCGGTCCGGAGCACCTCCGCGTCGCCGAATTGCTGCACCGTTTGCGCGACGGCGTGGTGCGCGAAGTGATTCTCGCCACGAATCCAACCGTCGAGGGCGAGGCGACGGCGATGTACGTCGCCAAGCTGATCAAGCCACTCGGCGTCCGTGTCACCCGCATCGCCCACGGTCTCCCCATGGGCGCCGACGTGGAGTACGCTGACATGATGACGTTGGGCAAAGCGCTGGAGGGGCGCCGAGAGATGTGA
- a CDS encoding MFS transporter, whose amino-acid sequence MKPSESRLRRSLRASTLDATFDAAKIGCGEVYFAAFALLLGATPFQVGVLATVPILLGSVFQLLSTVVAHRVGDRVWVIGSAALQAAVFVPIVLLTRVAGGGYPWLLAWVCLYWMLNLGINPAWNAWIGRMIPPVVRSRYFGRRNVAVHSLIFLSLLLGGFLIDAASRTQIGAATGFAAAFTIAAVSRAVSVWFLTRQHDPGPFVAAEHRVATRTVLAGFWRQPYGRLIGLMVLISGAVNISAAYFTPYFLHALNLSYARFTILSAAIVVARVLSSSYWGEIARIYGNRRALQVSAVLIIPLSSLWVVSDNFGYQIGLQLVGGFAWAGFELTSFLNLFDCTEDRNRAQVLSIYNLFNGVMIVTGSMLGGAVMHAVGDAGYHPIFIISSTCRALIVLFLARGVGVKRRAREHSFRNVFTRVVTLRPSEGDDIGPVVMDEEPRRQHRES is encoded by the coding sequence ATGAAGCCTTCCGAATCGCGGCTGCGGCGCAGCCTGCGCGCCAGTACGCTCGATGCGACGTTTGACGCGGCGAAGATCGGCTGTGGCGAGGTGTATTTTGCCGCCTTCGCTTTGCTGCTCGGTGCCACGCCGTTTCAAGTCGGCGTGCTGGCGACCGTTCCGATCCTGTTGGGCTCGGTGTTTCAATTGCTCTCGACGGTGGTGGCGCATCGCGTTGGCGATCGGGTGTGGGTGATCGGCAGCGCGGCGCTGCAGGCAGCCGTCTTCGTGCCGATCGTGTTGCTCACCCGCGTGGCCGGCGGCGGCTATCCGTGGCTGCTAGCCTGGGTGTGCCTCTATTGGATGCTGAACCTCGGGATCAATCCAGCGTGGAACGCGTGGATCGGCCGTATGATCCCACCGGTGGTACGCAGTCGCTATTTCGGACGGCGCAACGTCGCGGTCCACTCGCTGATCTTTCTGTCGTTGCTCCTCGGCGGCTTTCTGATTGACGCCGCCTCGCGCACGCAGATCGGCGCCGCCACCGGCTTTGCCGCGGCGTTTACGATCGCCGCGGTGAGCCGCGCTGTGAGCGTGTGGTTCCTCACGCGCCAGCACGATCCGGGTCCGTTCGTCGCCGCCGAGCACCGCGTAGCCACACGTACGGTGCTCGCTGGGTTTTGGCGGCAGCCCTACGGGCGATTGATCGGCCTCATGGTGTTGATCAGTGGCGCGGTGAACATCTCGGCGGCGTATTTCACGCCGTACTTTCTACACGCGCTTAACTTGTCGTACGCGCGCTTCACGATTCTGAGCGCCGCGATTGTGGTCGCGCGCGTGCTGTCGTCGAGTTACTGGGGCGAGATCGCGCGCATCTACGGCAATCGGCGCGCGCTGCAAGTGTCGGCGGTGCTGATCATTCCGCTGTCGTCGCTGTGGGTGGTGTCGGACAACTTCGGCTACCAGATCGGCCTGCAACTCGTCGGCGGCTTCGCCTGGGCGGGCTTCGAGCTGACGTCCTTCCTCAATCTCTTCGACTGCACCGAGGATCGCAACCGCGCGCAAGTCTTGTCGATCTACAATCTCTTCAACGGAGTGATGATCGTCACCGGCTCGATGCTGGGTGGCGCGGTGATGCACGCGGTCGGCGACGCCGGGTACCACCCGATCTTCATCATCTCGTCGACGTGCCGCGCACTCATCGTGCTATTTCTCGCGCGTGGCGTCGGCGTCAAGCGGCGCGCCCGCGAGCATTCGTTCCGCAACGTGTTTACGCGCGTCGTCACCTTGCGCCCGAGTGAAGGTGACGACATTGGCCCGGTCGTGATGGACGAAGAGCCGCGGAGGCAGCATCGTGAGTCGTGA
- a CDS encoding SDR family NAD(P)-dependent oxidoreductase → MSSPKVAFITGASRGIGKQLAIDFAKAGYDVVCLARSTSDQPTKLPGTVDATAELVRQHGRRALALGVDLQVEEQLRAAVDRAYDEFGRIDVLINNAAIAIPGPTLPQPMRKWRLAMEINVNAPLALMMAACPRMTKAGGGHVINVSSEAAVFPEFGRASYTVTKAALESLNQCMAHELKPSAIAVNVMRIDVPIWSEGFVFTLQGMDTSDFEDPVIMSDACLWIADQPATYTGHILTITGMREQGIIRPRTRVGQRTL, encoded by the coding sequence ATGAGTTCTCCCAAAGTCGCCTTCATCACCGGCGCCAGTCGCGGCATCGGCAAGCAACTCGCCATCGATTTTGCGAAGGCGGGCTACGACGTGGTGTGTCTGGCGCGTTCAACCAGTGACCAGCCCACCAAACTGCCTGGCACGGTCGACGCGACCGCCGAGTTGGTCCGCCAACACGGTCGACGCGCATTGGCGCTCGGCGTCGATTTGCAAGTGGAAGAACAACTGCGCGCCGCCGTCGATCGCGCCTATGACGAGTTCGGTCGCATCGACGTGCTGATCAACAACGCCGCGATCGCGATTCCCGGACCAACGCTTCCGCAACCGATGCGTAAGTGGCGGCTGGCGATGGAGATCAACGTCAACGCCCCGCTGGCGCTGATGATGGCCGCTTGTCCGCGCATGACCAAAGCCGGCGGCGGGCACGTGATCAACGTGTCGTCAGAGGCCGCGGTGTTCCCCGAGTTCGGCCGCGCCAGCTACACAGTGACCAAGGCGGCGCTAGAGTCGCTCAACCAATGCATGGCCCACGAACTCAAGCCGTCCGCCATCGCCGTCAACGTCATGCGCATCGACGTGCCGATTTGGAGCGAAGGCTTCGTCTTCACGTTGCAGGGGATGGACACCAGCGACTTCGAAGATCCGGTCATCATGTCCGATGCGTGCCTGTGGATCGCCGACCAGCCAGCGACATACACGGGACACATCCTGACCATCACCGGGATGCGCGAGCAGGGCATCATCCGTCCGCGCACTCGTGTGGGGCAGCGGACGCTCTGA
- a CDS encoding DUF59 domain-containing protein, with protein sequence MSYEQVEFSRDCEAVQIPQGITVTIPKGTPGLITQSLGDTYTLQIPTFGGLYRVSDRDAEAIGKEPRATATAATASSDEPISEELVWDQLRQVYDPEIPVNVVDLGLIYDMRIDGRTVQVKMTLTAQGCGMGPSIAMDASRRIESLPGVEEADVQVVWDPPWSPHMISPEGKAKLGMD encoded by the coding sequence ATGAGCTACGAACAAGTCGAGTTCAGCCGCGACTGCGAAGCGGTTCAGATTCCGCAAGGCATCACCGTGACGATTCCGAAGGGAACCCCCGGTCTGATCACCCAATCGCTGGGCGACACCTACACCCTGCAGATCCCAACCTTCGGCGGTCTGTATCGAGTGAGCGACCGCGACGCCGAGGCGATCGGCAAGGAACCGCGCGCGACGGCGACCGCCGCGACCGCGAGCAGCGACGAACCGATCAGCGAAGAGTTGGTCTGGGATCAACTGCGCCAAGTGTACGATCCGGAGATTCCGGTGAACGTCGTCGACCTCGGGCTCATCTACGACATGCGCATTGACGGACGCACGGTGCAGGTGAAGATGACGCTGACCGCGCAAGGCTGCGGCATGGGGCCGTCAATCGCTATGGATGCCAGCCGCCGCATCGAGAGCTTGCCCGGCGTCGAAGAAGCCGACGTGCAAGTCGTCTGGGATCCACCCTGGAGCCCGCACATGATCTCGCCCGAGGGCAAAGCCAAGTTGGGAATGGATTGA
- a CDS encoding FKBP-type peptidyl-prolyl cis-trans isomerase gives MRKLTITMLLALLASVTTARADEPELKTDDDKTLYAIGLAISQNLGPFNLTEAELKFVQAGIADGTLNREKKVDLETYGPKIGALQQSRAKVVAEGEKKKSEEFLTKAAAEKGAKKTASGLIYTETKAGTGVAPKATDQVKVHYTGTLPDGTKFDSSRDRGQPATFPLNGVIPCWTEGVQLMKVGGTGKLICPSDLAYGDRGAPPKIKPGQALVFDVELIEIVKAPAPAPAAKSADKPADKPAADKPAED, from the coding sequence ATGCGCAAGCTCACCATCACCATGCTCCTCGCGCTGCTCGCCAGTGTCACCACTGCGCGCGCTGACGAGCCAGAGCTGAAGACCGACGACGACAAGACCCTCTACGCGATCGGTTTGGCCATCAGTCAGAACCTTGGACCATTCAATCTGACTGAGGCCGAGCTCAAGTTCGTCCAGGCCGGCATTGCCGACGGCACGCTGAATCGCGAGAAGAAGGTCGATCTCGAAACCTACGGCCCGAAGATCGGTGCACTCCAGCAGAGCCGCGCCAAAGTCGTCGCCGAGGGCGAGAAGAAGAAGTCCGAGGAGTTCCTCACCAAGGCCGCCGCCGAGAAGGGGGCCAAGAAGACCGCGTCAGGCCTGATCTACACCGAAACCAAAGCCGGCACCGGCGTCGCGCCGAAGGCGACGGATCAGGTGAAGGTTCACTACACCGGCACGCTGCCCGACGGCACCAAGTTCGACAGCTCGCGCGACCGCGGTCAGCCCGCCACCTTCCCGCTCAACGGCGTGATCCCGTGCTGGACCGAGGGCGTACAGCTGATGAAGGTCGGCGGCACCGGCAAATTGATCTGCCCGTCCGACCTCGCGTACGGCGATCGCGGCGCGCCGCCGAAGATCAAGCCGGGCCAGGCGCTGGTGTTCGATGTCGAGTTGATTGAGATCGTCAAAGCCCCAGCCCCGGCTCCAGCCGCCAAGAGTGCGGACAAGCCCGCAGACAAACCTGCGGCCGACAAGCCGGCGGAAGACTAG
- a CDS encoding VOC family protein codes for MEINGIAHVMLTVSDFAACRPFYDKLLRFLGLKPVIDMDGMLYCVGGRTAVGIMKADDAHRAERFVQLRVGLHHLCFRARERADVDRLYDFARELGAKIIHAPEDGVWAPGYYSVLFEDPDGIRIEMNHVPGKGLLTDQPATS; via the coding sequence ATGGAAATCAACGGCATTGCCCACGTGATGCTCACGGTGAGCGACTTTGCAGCGTGTCGGCCCTTCTATGACAAGCTACTGCGCTTCCTCGGCTTGAAGCCGGTGATCGATATGGATGGAATGCTCTACTGCGTTGGCGGTCGCACTGCCGTGGGCATCATGAAGGCGGATGACGCCCATCGCGCTGAGCGCTTCGTCCAGTTGCGCGTCGGGCTGCACCATCTGTGCTTCCGCGCCCGCGAACGCGCCGACGTGGATCGCTTGTACGACTTTGCTCGCGAGTTGGGCGCGAAGATCATTCATGCGCCGGAAGACGGCGTCTGGGCTCCCGGGTACTACTCGGTGTTGTTCGAAGATCCGGACGGCATTCGCATCGAGATGAACCACGTGCCGGGCAAGGGACTGCTCACGGACCAGCCGGCGACATCGTAG
- a CDS encoding MFS transporter yields MPRPRRVVIAAYFLLFWGGGVWMPYFPLYLSHLGFAGWQIGVVFGMQPALRWGSALAWAYAADRWRIRHRLLVIAAFGGALGFVPLLFAHSFTAVLAVTAFIALLHAPLMPMVDATVMDHLSQLGGDYGRLRTWGSVAFVTGALLSAPLVHAFTPAIVPLLLLIPLPPMIVALARLPREQFGHASHFRAPWRLLTAPLAAFLASAFLIQLSCGAFSGFFAVHSAALGFSDAVPGITWGLAVGAEAVLLFFGSRLLAWRSAPSVIVFSLLVTAARWALTAIAHNEVLVIGLQLAHAFTFSAFHLAALHLLSRLVPPRSSTGGQALYGTIAFGIGGSSGLALAGVLVDRFGTANVFAVEAGVALLGLVPALWLVRLTRNA; encoded by the coding sequence ATGCCGCGTCCGCGTCGCGTCGTCATCGCAGCCTATTTTCTGCTCTTCTGGGGCGGCGGCGTGTGGATGCCCTACTTCCCGCTCTACCTGTCGCACCTCGGTTTCGCCGGGTGGCAGATCGGCGTGGTGTTCGGCATGCAGCCGGCGCTGCGCTGGGGCAGCGCGCTGGCGTGGGCCTATGCCGCCGATCGCTGGCGCATCCGCCATCGCCTGCTCGTCATCGCCGCGTTCGGCGGGGCGCTAGGCTTCGTGCCTCTACTGTTCGCTCACAGTTTTACGGCGGTGCTGGCGGTGACCGCGTTCATCGCGCTGCTCCACGCGCCGCTGATGCCGATGGTCGACGCGACGGTGATGGACCATCTGTCGCAACTCGGCGGCGACTACGGACGCCTGCGCACTTGGGGATCGGTCGCCTTCGTCACCGGCGCGCTGCTCAGCGCGCCGCTGGTGCATGCGTTCACTCCGGCCATCGTGCCGCTCCTGCTGCTGATTCCGTTGCCGCCAATGATCGTCGCCTTAGCGCGTTTGCCACGCGAGCAATTCGGCCATGCCTCACACTTCCGCGCGCCGTGGCGCTTGTTGACCGCGCCGTTGGCGGCGTTCCTCGCCAGCGCGTTCCTCATTCAACTGAGCTGCGGTGCGTTCTCGGGATTCTTCGCCGTGCACTCGGCGGCGCTCGGCTTTTCCGATGCGGTGCCGGGCATCACCTGGGGCTTAGCTGTCGGCGCCGAGGCCGTGCTGCTTTTCTTTGGTAGCCGTCTGCTGGCGTGGCGCAGCGCGCCGAGCGTGATCGTCTTTTCTCTGCTGGTCACCGCGGCGCGCTGGGCCCTGACCGCCATCGCCCACAACGAGGTGCTCGTCATCGGCTTGCAACTGGCGCACGCGTTTACGTTCTCAGCCTTTCATCTCGCCGCGCTGCATTTGCTTTCCCGACTAGTGCCGCCGCGGAGCAGCACCGGCGGGCAAGCGCTGTACGGCACCATCGCCTTCGGCATTGGCGGAAGTAGCGGTCTCGCCCTCGCGGGTGTGCTGGTCGACCGCTTCGGAACCGCCAACGTATTCGCTGTTGAGGCCGGCGTCGCGTTGCTCGGGCTGGTGCCGGCGCTGTGGTTGGTGCGACTCACGCGCAACGCGTGA
- a CDS encoding DUF309 domain-containing protein → MGTRSAIIDAAREFNAGRYFEAHEVLEAGLDDVPDDLWELFTGLIQIAVGYHKTTQQLWSGALRMLDSGLQKTAPFAGDAGGINLAALRDRVRADIDTIRSGTFDAETFVRQPPRLQPLADG, encoded by the coding sequence TTGGGGACTCGGAGTGCGATCATTGACGCGGCACGGGAGTTTAACGCCGGGCGCTACTTCGAGGCGCACGAAGTTCTCGAAGCAGGGCTCGACGATGTCCCGGACGATCTGTGGGAACTGTTCACTGGACTGATCCAGATTGCAGTCGGCTATCACAAGACGACGCAGCAGTTATGGAGTGGCGCGCTTCGGATGCTCGACAGCGGACTGCAAAAGACGGCGCCATTCGCCGGCGACGCTGGCGGGATCAACCTCGCGGCGTTGCGCGACCGGGTGCGCGCCGACATCGACACGATCCGCAGCGGGACGTTTGACGCGGAGACATTTGTGCGTCAGCCACCGCGGTTGCAACCGCTCGCGGACGGGTGA
- a CDS encoding aldo/keto reductase, which yields MKRRRLGRTGLVVSEICMGTMTFGNQADERTSFAILDRAWDAGVDFLDIAETYPVPPDPKYAGRSEEICGKWMAGKSRDAVFIATKVAGPGMGWFLAPQRSGKTALDRHHIERAVEASLRRLRTDYIDLYQTHWPDRDLPIDETMTALTRLVEAGKVRYVGCSNETAYGLTKSLWSSDKNGSVRYETIQNNFSLLNRRFEDELAEACRREQISLLPYSPIAGGVLSGKYQDGARPKGSRFTNYGEGNPRSQSMTRRFVNEQTLSSTARFMAIAQQAGMSVTTLATAWSLIHNFVGSTIIGATTVEQLTDTLAAADVTLTPDVLDQCNKVSKEIRYPMG from the coding sequence ATGAAGCGTCGGCGGTTGGGCCGCACCGGCCTGGTGGTTTCCGAGATCTGCATGGGTACGATGACGTTCGGCAATCAGGCCGACGAGCGCACGAGCTTCGCCATCCTCGATCGCGCGTGGGACGCGGGCGTCGACTTCCTCGACATCGCGGAAACCTATCCGGTGCCGCCGGATCCGAAGTACGCCGGTCGCAGCGAAGAGATCTGCGGAAAATGGATGGCCGGCAAGTCGCGCGATGCGGTGTTCATCGCAACCAAGGTGGCAGGGCCGGGGATGGGGTGGTTCCTCGCGCCGCAACGCAGCGGCAAGACCGCGCTCGATCGCCATCACATCGAGCGCGCGGTTGAAGCTAGCCTGCGACGATTGCGGACCGATTACATCGATCTCTATCAAACGCATTGGCCCGACCGCGATCTGCCGATCGACGAGACGATGACCGCGCTCACGCGCTTGGTCGAAGCCGGCAAGGTCCGCTACGTCGGATGCAGCAACGAGACCGCGTACGGCCTTACCAAGAGTTTGTGGTCGAGCGACAAGAACGGCTCGGTTCGCTACGAAACGATTCAAAATAACTTCAGCCTGCTCAACCGACGCTTCGAGGACGAACTTGCAGAAGCGTGTCGGCGCGAACAGATCAGCCTGCTGCCCTACAGCCCGATCGCCGGCGGTGTGCTGAGCGGCAAGTATCAAGACGGCGCGCGACCCAAGGGCTCGCGCTTCACCAACTACGGCGAAGGCAATCCGCGCTCGCAATCGATGACCCGCCGCTTCGTCAATGAGCAGACGCTGAGCTCGACCGCGCGCTTCATGGCGATCGCGCAACAGGCGGGCATGTCAGTTACGACGCTGGCAACGGCGTGGTCGTTGATTCACAACTTTGTCGGCTCCACCATCATCGGCGCCACCACGGTCGAGCAACTCACCGACACGCTCGCCGCCGCGGATGTCACGCTCACGCCCGACGTGCTCGATCAGTGCAACAAGGTGTCGAAGGAAATCCGCTATCCGATGGGATGA
- a CDS encoding DUF5615 family PIN-like protein: MPEPPTALLIWVNAQMPPVLCRWIEEPQSIRAVHVSEIDLLTAENPEIYEKARFAGAVVLTKDEDFVQLQERRGAPPQLVWVTCGNLSNRQLKQLLLSRWKRTIELLRAGEPLVEINEGRATD; encoded by the coding sequence ATGCCCGAACCGCCCACCGCGCTACTGATCTGGGTTAACGCTCAGATGCCACCAGTACTGTGCCGGTGGATCGAGGAGCCGCAGAGCATTCGAGCCGTCCACGTTTCCGAGATTGACCTTCTCACTGCGGAGAACCCGGAGATCTACGAGAAAGCACGGTTCGCAGGTGCCGTTGTTTTGACCAAGGACGAGGACTTCGTTCAGCTTCAGGAACGACGCGGCGCTCCGCCGCAACTCGTGTGGGTGACGTGCGGCAATCTCAGCAATCGACAGCTCAAGCAACTCCTTCTTTCGCGGTGGAAGCGAACCATCGAGTTGCTCCGTGCCGGTGAGCCGCTGGTCGAGATAAATGAGGGCCGGGCGACTGACTAG
- a CDS encoding DUF433 domain-containing protein has protein sequence MADLLDRVTINPNQCGGRPCIRGMRLRVIDVLGLLAAGQSREEILADYPYLESEDIAACLTYAVRRLDHPTLAA, from the coding sequence ATGGCAGACCTGCTCGATCGAGTCACGATCAATCCCAACCAGTGCGGCGGCCGGCCGTGCATCCGCGGTATGCGACTCCGCGTCATCGACGTGCTCGGCCTCTTGGCGGCTGGCCAGAGTCGGGAGGAAATCCTCGCCGACTATCCCTACCTTGAATCCGAAGATATCGCCGCGTGCCTGACCTATGCTGTTCGACGCTTGGACCACCCAACTCTTGCCGCCTAG
- a CDS encoding type II toxin-antitoxin system RelE/ParE family toxin, with protein MNPEVEFHPAAEQELLDAEDWYAERSRVAARAFVQEVTVVVERALAAPERWPLHLHGTRRIVFPRFPFNLIFRRREERVQVVAVAHQSRRPGYWKDRV; from the coding sequence GTGAATCCTGAAGTCGAGTTCCATCCGGCTGCGGAACAGGAGCTTCTCGACGCCGAGGACTGGTATGCGGAGCGCAGCCGTGTCGCGGCGCGAGCATTTGTTCAGGAAGTCACCGTTGTCGTCGAGCGCGCGCTCGCAGCCCCCGAGCGCTGGCCCCTCCATCTGCACGGAACGCGGCGCATAGTGTTTCCGCGCTTTCCGTTCAACCTCATCTTCCGGCGCCGAGAGGAACGAGTTCAGGTTGTCGCTGTGGCCCATCAAAGTCGTCGCCCCGGGTACTGGAAGGATCGGGTATGA
- a CDS encoding addiction module protein: METDVVELFKRACQLPEKDRAELAGLLLESLETEPDPAVDQAWAQEVERRVTELDSGTVKPVPWETVKAKLLGRLRES, from the coding sequence ATGGAGACCGACGTTGTGGAACTGTTCAAGCGGGCTTGTCAGTTGCCGGAGAAGGATCGGGCTGAACTCGCGGGCCTCTTGCTCGAAAGCCTGGAGACCGAGCCAGACCCGGCGGTCGATCAGGCTTGGGCACAGGAAGTCGAACGACGGGTGACTGAGCTTGACTCTGGCACGGTGAAACCCGTGCCTTGGGAAACAGTCAAGGCAAAGTTGCTCGGTCGCCTCCGTGAATCCTGA
- a CDS encoding acyl-CoA thioesterase, whose translation MEHGTLIEVARYRVIFADCDPMRIMYYGNYFRLFEIGRAELFRTLGHPFPEYIARGLYLGVIETACRYHKPARYDDDVIIRAGISDVMRARLTISYEVTALDGALLASGHTTHAVLNDAGRPQRIPPEFRDAALGMQKRSS comes from the coding sequence ATGGAGCACGGCACACTGATCGAGGTCGCGCGCTATCGCGTCATCTTCGCCGACTGCGATCCGATGCGGATCATGTACTACGGCAACTACTTTCGGTTGTTCGAGATCGGCCGCGCCGAGTTGTTCCGCACGCTCGGCCATCCGTTTCCCGAGTACATCGCGCGCGGGCTCTACCTCGGTGTGATCGAGACCGCGTGCCGCTATCACAAGCCGGCGCGCTACGATGACGACGTGATCATTCGCGCCGGCATCAGCGACGTCATGCGGGCGCGGCTCACCATCTCGTACGAAGTGACCGCGCTCGACGGGGCGCTACTCGCCAGCGGCCACACCACACACGCCGTGCTCAACGACGCTGGCCGCCCACAGCGCATCCCGCCGGAGTTTCGCGACGCGGCGTTGGGAATGCAGAAGAGATCCTCGTAG